Sequence from the Oceanococcus atlanticus genome:
TGTTCATGGTGTTGACCATCGTCTATCTCAGCCTGGCGGCTGAGCACCACTGATCAGTTTTTTTAGCTCGACACTTACCTTATAGGAGTAAATTCAATGGTTGAGGCTATTGCTAGCGTACAGAGTTCCACGGTAATTGCCGTGGGTTTGATTCTGGCCATGGGCGCCCTGGGTACCGCTATCGGCTTCGCCCTGCTGGGTGGCAAGCTGCTCGAAGGCGTTGCCCGTCAGCCGGAACTGGCTGGTCTGCTTACCGGTCGTATGTTCCTGATCGCCGGTCTGCTTGACGCCGTGACCTTCATCGGCATCGGTATCGGCATGTTCTTCACCTTCGCCAACCCGTTCGCTGAAGCCGTCAAAGCTGCCGTCGGTTCCTGATATCAGCTTAGGCGCGGGAGTCGCATATGGATATTAACGTCACACTGATAGGCCAGATGATCGCGTTCGCGCTGTTCGTCTGGTTCACTATGAAGTTCGTGTGGCCGCCGATCACCAGCGCAATGGCGGAGCGGCAGCAGAAGATCGCTGACGGTCTGGCTGCGGCGGATAAAGGGGCTCGTGATCTGCAGGAGGCGGCCGCGAAAGCGGATGAAGCGCTTCAGCAGGCTCGCGAAGAGGCTCGCGAAATCATCGCTGGTGCTAATCGTCAGGCGACCCAGATCCTGGAGGAAGCCCGCGCTGCGGCGCAGTCCGAAGGTGATCGCATCAAGGGTCAGGCTCAGGCCGAAATCGACCAGAGCATTTCCAGCGCACGTGAAGCCCTGCGTAAGGATGTGGCCAGTCTGGCGATCAGCGGTGCCGAGAAGATTCTCGGTCGCGAGATCGACGCGAAAGCACATTCCGATATCGTTGACCGCCTCGCGGCGCAGATCT
This genomic interval carries:
- the atpE gene encoding F0F1 ATP synthase subunit C, giving the protein MVEAIASVQSSTVIAVGLILAMGALGTAIGFALLGGKLLEGVARQPELAGLLTGRMFLIAGLLDAVTFIGIGIGMFFTFANPFAEAVKAAVGS
- a CDS encoding F0F1 ATP synthase subunit B, with translation MDINVTLIGQMIAFALFVWFTMKFVWPPITSAMAERQQKIADGLAAADKGARDLQEAAAKADEALQQAREEAREIIAGANRQATQILEEARAAAQSEGDRIKGQAQAEIDQSISSAREALRKDVASLAISGAEKILGREIDAKAHSDIVDRLAAQI